The sequence AATATCTGGCGCAATCCCAAAAGGACCGGCATCATCCTGGTCGCTGTTGTCATCGGGGCATGGACCATGCTCACCTTTAGCGCCCTGTCCAGGGGCATGATGGCGTCCACCCTGGAAAATGCATTAAATACGCTGACCGGTCATATCCAAATTCAGAATGCCCTGTTCCGGGAAGATCCGTCAGTGGAAAATCGAATATCCCACCCGACAGCTGTGGAAAAATTGCTGGACCAACGCCTGCCCAAAGGTGCGGTGTGGGCGTTTCGCATCCAGGTAAGCGGTGTGGCCGCCAACGCCAAAAACTCCCAAGGCATCACCATTATGGGCATTGATCCCGAAAAAGAACCAAACCTCTCATTTTACGGGGATGTTACCCCCAAAGGGAAGCTGCTGGCGTCCGGTGACGACCATGGAATCATCGTGGGAGAAGCTCTTTTAGACAGTTTTGAGACAAAAATCGGCCGGAAGATGGTACTCATGACCCAGGGTGCAAACCAGGAAACAGCATCCAAGGCCTTTAAAATCAGGGGAACCTTTAAAGCAGAAATGCAGTCCACGGAAAAACAATATGTTTTCATTACCCTCAAGGCTGCCCAAACGCTTCTGGGAATAAAAGACGGGGTTTCTTTGGCCTGTGTGCGCCTGCCCGACAGCACTGACATAGATCCCCAAACCCTGAATAAGCTGCTTGGCGCTGTTCGTCACAGCCTGCCCAGGGATCTTTGCGCTCTAACATGGATGGACCTGTTGCCGTTACTCAAAGGATATCTGGGTATGTTTGACCGTTTTATGCTGCTCTGGTACCTGGTCATTTTCATTGCCATGGCGTTTGGACTGGTGAATACCATGCTCATGGCGGTTCTGGAAAGGACCCGGGAATTCGGCCTGCTCAAAGCCCTGGGGCTTAAACCTGTAAGAATCATTATCAACGTGTTGCTGGAGTGCCTCATTCTGCTGGTAACCGGACTTATGGCCGGTAATCTTTTGGGATTTTTAACAATTTATTTTTTTTCCGGCGGGATTGATTTCTCCTTCATGGCCCAGGGATCGGAATTCTGGGGTATGGGGCGTATGGTGGTTCCATTTTTTACGGTCAAAGATATCTGTTACGTGAATGCCGTCATTATGGGTTTGGGTGTCATAGTATGTCTGTACCCGGCGATTAAGGCAGCGAGGATAACCCCGGTAGAGGCAATGGCCCGTGTATAAATTTTTTCAGCCGCCGGGCATCACACATTCCACCCGGTTTCGTCCAGCCGCCTTGGCCATGTACAAAGCCTTGTCAGCTCTTTTGATAATGGTCGTAATCGTGTCTTTTTTTTCAAATACCGTAACCCCAAAGCTGGCGGTTTGTTTACCCACGCTTTCAATTATATGATTCTGGACACGTTCCCTCAGGGAATGGGCCAGTGTCTCAACCCCATGCTGATCCGACTCCGGACAAATAATTAAAAACTCTTCTCCGCCCCAACGCCCGGGGACATCCGCGTCGCGCACCCCATGCCGAAGCTGCTCAGCGAATAATTGAAGCACTTTATCTCCAACCTGGTGCCCATAGGTATCATTGACCTTTTTGAAATGATCAATATCCAGCATAATCAAGCCAAGCGCGTTACCATACCGGTTGGACCGAATTAATTCAGCCGTAAGCACTTCGTCAAGTTTGGTCCGATTGACCAGACCGGTGAGCTGGTCAAAAGTGGCCAGCCGCTCCAATTCCTGATTTTTTTGTTCCAGTTCTTGGGTTCTTTCCCGCACCTTGGCCTCAAGCTCTTGGTTAAGTGTTTTTAACTGCCGATTCTGCTTTTCAAGGCGGGTCTCCTGATCATAGGCGGTCAAGGCACTTTGAATGGTTAAAATCATGTCATCATTGCTCCACGGCTTTTCAAGGAAACGGTAAAGCTGAGCTTCATTGATGGCTTGGCGGATGCCGTCTATATCACTTTGTCCGGTGAGCATAATCTTTTTAACCTTGGGCAGTTTGTTGTGGATCTTAATCAGCAGTTCATCCCCCTTGGTGCCGGGCATGATATAATCACAAATCACCACTTGAAGCTCAATGCCGTCAGCTATAAACTCGTCAATGACCTCCATAGCCTCTTCGGCACTGTGGGCAACTTCAATCACCCCAACTTCCTTTAAAGATTTATAAAACAAGGACCGAAGACTTTGGGTGACAATGGGTTCATCATCCACACATAAAATAGCAGTTTCTAAGGCATTATTGTTACTCATATTATTCACCTGATACGGTACGCTTAAACTGTGCAAGTCCTTGATCAATGTAACGAATCAGTTCCTTTGAATCCCAGGGTTTGCTGATCATCTCAAACAGATCCGCTTCATCCCGGGCTCGCTGTACTGATGTGGGATCAACCTGTCCGGACAGCATTACTTTGATGACATTGGGAAACCTGCGGTGAACCTGAATAAAAAATTCATCCCCCTTCATTCCAGGCATCAGCCAATCGGAAATAATGATTAAAGGGGTATATCCGTCCGAGGAGAACTCATCTAAAATTTCCAGGCCTTCTTCGGCACTTTCGGCAATTTCGATTAAATATTGTTTACCATAGTGCTTATAAAGTTGATCTCGTAATGAATGCAAAACAATTTGTTCGTCGTCAACACACAAAAAGAGGCCATTTTTCGTATCAGCCATATTTAATCCTTATTTCGTGGAAGTAAGATGGTAAAGGTCGTTCCTTTGCCCACTTCAGATTTAAGGTCAATCTGACCATCATGTTTTTTGATAATTTTAGCGACAATGTCGAGGCCTAACCCACTGCCCTCACCTCGTTTCTTAGTGGTGAAAAAGGGTTGAAAAATCTTTTGTTTGTTTTCATCCGGGATGCCGCAGCCGGTATCTGCAACGCAAATTTGCACATGGTTTTCCAAACTTTTCACCCGGATAGTTAAAATGCCCTTATAATCCATGGCCTGCAAGGCATTATATATCAAATTTGTCCAAACCTGACTGAGCTCATCCGGATACGCGAGTATGGGTTCCACCGTGTCATAATCCCGGATCAGTTCAGTATTTTGTTTAATCTGATTATGGTAAATGATCAACACGGTTTCAATGCTGTCAACAATATCCGTCTCTATCCTTTCATTGGTATTACTCTGGCGGATATACGATTTTAAAGCATAAATAATTTTACTGACCCGATCCACAGCCTGATTAATATTTTTGGTGTTACTGGTAATGGAATGAAGACTGTACGCGGCCTCAAGGATAAATTCAGATTCCGGGTGAAATAATAGCGGTTTAAATATTTCCCACTGGTCATGCACATTCATCTGCACCAGAAAAAAGGCCATTTGCCGACCGCCTTCAATGCCAGCCCCACTGAGATTGTCATTAAGCGCTCGAATCATTTCTCGTTCCTCACGACTGGTTCTTAACACGACCTTTTGGGGGGAGTGATTTAACAGACCGAAAAAAAGCGGGAGGTGCCGATCGTCCAATTTTTCAATCAAGTCCGGTATATCTTTTTGTAATTTTTCAAGAAAGTCTAAAATATTGCTGCCTGAGGATTTAATGGCCCCCATGGGGGTGTTTATCTCATGGGCAATACCGGCAATAAGTTGACCTAAAGCCGCCATTTTCTCAGCTTGCATCAACTCTTGTTCTGCCCGTTCACGTTCAAGGATCTGAGCCTCAAGCTGCGCCGTTCTTTTTTTAACCATATCCTCAAGCTGATCCCGATGCAAGGATAATTCAACCTGGGCCGCTTTTCGCTCAGTAATCTCCTGTTTTAAACGCACATTGGCAAGTTCGGTATTTCTTTTTGCATCCTCCACGACCGTCAGGTAATCTTGAATACTGTCTGCCATTTCGTTAAATGAACAGGTCAGTTGCCCAATCTCATCATTGGATGTCTCTTCAAGGCGAAAATCCATATCCCTTTTCTGAAAATGATTGATGCCGCGAATCATTTTGGTGATCTTCCCGGTCAGGGCAGCTGCCATCCACAGGGCTATCAAAATGACCAATACGATCATCATTCCGGTGGATACACTCATTTTAAGGGCAGCATTTTGAAGACTGCGGCGAAGATAAGCCAGGTTGTATTCTTTTTGCCTTGTAAGGTTTGCTTCAAAATTTTTTCGAGTGGACTTAATTATGGCTGCCGTCTGCACCGCAGGTTTATGAAATTCATCCACATTGGCCCCAATGGTGACATACCCAAATCCCCTGGGGTGATCCCCGTAATGGCCGCTATAATAAGGAATGGCTGCCGCAGTGGTCAATTTCCACAACTTACTCCAAAAAATTAGAAATGATCCGGATCCGCCATGCTGGGTTAGGGTATGCCAACCCGTACACTGGGGTGCGAAATTGAGAAATCGCCCATCCAGCCCCAAATAACCTTGCTGTGTCAGTTCGCCGGCAGGTTTTTTCTTTAGAGACTGGGCATCAAACCAGGGCACCTGGATTTCAAATTCCGACATGGAACAATTGCATGAAAGCCACTTATCATAAAGCGATTCTTCCAGCCATGGGACGGCCTGTTCCCCGGTTTCAGGATCATATCCCACAATAAAATAGTCTCTGGGATGGGAAATATTTCGCCCCTTATAATCCCACATGAACGCGTAATTGCCGGAGCCTGCATTGGACGTAATGCAATAGCGGGCATCGGTGGGGATAACATGATCAGTAAACTCCATGATATGGGTATGATCCAAGGCTAAGGTGACAAAGCCTGTTATTTTGCCCTTAACCACAACCGGGGTGGCCCATCGCACCAGGCCTTTAAAACGAATCCCCAAGGGATTTTCAAGCCCGGCATACCCGGAATTTTCCGGTTGGAACACGATACCAGCCCTTTCAGCACGGGCTTTGCTGTAAACGCCACCGGGTAAAAAACCTTTCACATAAGCGCCAATGACGTCGGAGACATAAATCTGACCGGGCTTAAGTTTTTTTAAGGATTCAAAATAGGTTTCCGCTTTGCAAAAGGTGTTTTCCTTTTTTGACACATCCAACAGCGTGTCAGGTAAAAGGGGGCTGTCGGAAACCTTAAATTTCTCCATGCCCGACAGATCCACATATGTCATTTCAAGATACAGGGGACGAGACTCAACCACGCCTGTGGCCTCCGGTGGACGATAATGAAACTGATTGCGGTTATCTTCTATCCTTGCCGTCACCTCTTTGTGCTGCTCAGGGGCCGGGTCTGCAGGAACCCATCGGGTACCGTCTTCATTCATTTTCCATTTGCCGTCATCCATGACCACCTTGCGGGTCCGGCTGGATAAAAAGTTCTGGTATCCCCTTTTCCCCGGTATAATTTGGGCGGCTAAACGAATATCCACATCACGATCGTATAAAAATTTTGCCACATGCCGTGCCGTATCTGTGGTCAGTCGTTCAATGGCCTCCCGGGAACGGTCATCCAATGCCGCAATGGAGTCGCTTGTCGCTATATTCGCAATACCCCCAACAAGCGCATTGGAATCCTGGGCCACCTGCTCGGTCTGTTTTTTTAATGTATCTGCCAAATCCGAAATAACATGCCAGGAGAACCAGGCCAAAGCCACCAAAGGAAAAACTTTTATCAGAACAAAAATAGCAATGAGCTTGGTGCGGATACTAAACGATCGTTTGGGCATAGCGTCTCCTGTCAATAGATTGGGAATATACGAATCCGTTGTGTGGGATTAATTAGTATATATTAAATTAAGCGTTAAAATCAAACCATCTTTTAACTTCGACAGACCTCTTGGCCTTATACGAACATAGATGGACGCCGTTTTCCTATTGCTGCAGATATATGAAACTTGTCTCCCAATACCGTTGAGATTGTGATATGGCTATTGTGGTTGGTCCCTTTTTCTAACAGCCCGTTAGGGGGGACGACTATCGGGCGCGTAACACAGCGGGTCGGGGGACCGGTCATCTCGTATTCCCTTGCATTGGATACATTTTTATCCAAATACCACTTTTTAGGAGAACCATAAAAACGGATTCAAAAAGAGAGGGCATCCAATGAATATGGTTGAAGTCAAAGATGTCAGCAAAACCTACACACAGGGCAAGGTGCAAATCAATGCCCTGGCCCACGTATCCCTCAATGTTCAAAAAGGGGAATTCTGTGCGCTTGCAGGACCGTCAGGGTCGGGTAAAACCACGCTGCTTAATCTGATGGGCGGACTGGACAACCCGAACCATGGGGAAATAATTCTGGATGGAGAAACACTCACCGGGCTGTCCCAGTCAAAACTTGCCCAGATGCGTCTGAACAAAATCGGCTTTGTATTCCAGGCCTACAACATCATACCGGTGCTGTCGGCCCGGGAAAACGTGGAATATGTAATGCTCATGCAGGGCGTTCCGGCAAAACAAAGAAAACAGCGGGCCCGGGCTGTTCTGGATGATGTGGGACTTTCCGGCATGCACGACCGACGGCCGGCCGAACTGTCCGGAGGCCAGCAGCAGCGGGTGGCCGTTGCAAGGGCACTTGTATCCAACCCGGCCATTATTCTTGCAGACGAACCCACGGCCAACCTGGATTCCCAGACCGGCCAAGGCCTTTTGGAAATGATGGCCCGAATGAATGAACAGCGAAAAGCCACGTTTATCTTCTCTACCCATGACCAAATGGTAATGGGATTTTCCCGAAGAATCATCCGGCTCAAGGACGGGGTTGTGGTTGATGATCACACCAAATAACGAAAAACCCATTCCACGGGCAAGCATGGCCTTAAAGGGCATAACCGTGGCCAGGGTTTGCGCATTATTCTGGTTTGCTTCTCTCTTTTTGGGACATGCACAAGCGAATGCCTCTTTTCCGGAAATGGAATGGGACGGTCATCTAAAGTTTTACAGCCGGATCCTTTTTCCAAAATCAAACTCCGTATACAAAGCAGTAGGCCTGTCTCCCAATTATGACGGATATGGTGAGCTGCGCTTGAACAACAAAACCTTTCTTAGCGACACCTTGTATCTGGAGGTCAATTATGAACTTATAGCCGGAGGAGGCGGTACCCGGGAGGACGGAGAAAAACTTAAATCCCAATACCCAACCTTCTTTCCCAACGGCCTGTCCGGTCCGATGAAAGATGACCACCGTTTTTTTAATCTGACTGATAACCTGCACCAGGGACAACGCGCTGTCATTTACCATCGCCTGGACAGGGCATTTTTTTCGTTTTCACCATCCTGGGGGGAAATCCGCATCGGTCGCCAGGCCTTAACCTGGGGGCATGGGTTTACCTTTAACCCCATGGATCTTTTCAACCCCTTTGCCCCCACAGACCTTGAACGCGATTACAAAACCGGAGACGATCTTATTCTGGTTCACTTTCCAGTGAAAAGCGTAGAGATGGATCTGATTTATGCCGCCCACAGGGAGCCGGATACAGACGAAGCAGGAATGGATCAGTCCTCTTTGGGGATTAAACTTCACGCCAACCTTAACAGGGTTGACACAGATATCATGGTGGCCCGGCACTATAAGGACATCGTTACCGGGATCGGCACGGCCGGCACCTTGGGGGATGCTGCCTTCCGTCTGGATCTGACCGGCACATTCCTTGATCAAAATAGCCGGGGACGATCGTTTTACATCTCCGGTGTGGCCAACCTGGATTACTCCTGGTTATGGTTCAACCGAAACTGGTACGGATATATTGAACTTTATTACAACGGGCTTTCCGACAATGATTACAGTCAAGAACTCCTGGATCCGGCTGTATCGAACCGCCTGGACAGGGGCGAACTGTTTGCTTTGGGCCGTTGGTATGCCAGTGCCAATGTCAATCTGGAGATCCATCCCCTGGTCAACGCATACATCACCCCCATCGTCAACCTCCACGACGGCTCAGGCATGTTATTACCCCGGATTGTTTATGACTTTTCCGACAATATCCGTATCACCCTGACAGCTTTATTAAACTGGGGGACCACCGGCACCGAATACGGCGGGTATGAGATCACGGACACAGGCTTTACCATGGCACCCTCAGACACAATTTCAGCAAGAATCACATGGTACTTCTAAACCGGCCGGACCGTTTGAATTTCCTTTTCCCACAATATACACCCGTGAACGCGGGTATGAGGTCACAGGACAATCCTATCTTTAGAGCCCGACCGAAAACCATAAATTTTACCGATCCCACCGTTGCGATATAGGGTTGAGAAACTACAATTCACAACTGAGCAGAATTGATATGAGAGAATATAAAAAGGAGACTGACGATTGAAAAAAATTTATTTGGCTGGGCCGTTATTCAGCTTGGCTGAGAGGGAATTTAACATTCTATTTGCCCAAATGATTGAGTCCGGAATGAACGATGTTGAAGTGATCTTGCCACAAAAAAGGGCATCCAGATTCCTTTCTTTAGAGAACGGCAAGAAATTAATTTTTGAAGATTGTCTTAAGATGGTGGAAAAGGCGGATATAGTGCTGGCCATTTTAGATGGACCTGATGCAGATTCCGGCACCAGTGTTGAATTGGGCTATGCATATGCGATAAAGACCCCGATTATTGGGGTTCGCACAGATTTCAGAATTTCTGAAGATAAAGGGCTAAACCTGATGCTGTCGAATATATGCAGTACTCTCATCATAGATATCTCTTCTGATATGACCGGCTTGGTTAATTCTGTGATAAAGGCGATCGGTGAAAATCTATAGCCGGAAATTTCGTCTATACAAAAAGCATTGGCCAATCACATATTTTCCAGAGCGTCATCAAGGCTTCGCCAATGCGACGCGTTTTTTATCCTGATGAATAAAAGATCGTCAAGCAATCTTGACTATTTGAGGAAAATTACATAGGGTTAAGTTTGCTGT is a genomic window of uncultured Desulfobacter sp. containing:
- a CDS encoding diguanylate cyclase translates to MSNNNALETAILCVDDEPIVTQSLRSLFYKSLKEVGVIEVAHSAEEAMEVIDEFIADGIELQVVICDYIMPGTKGDELLIKIHNKLPKVKKIMLTGQSDIDGIRQAINEAQLYRFLEKPWSNDDMILTIQSALTAYDQETRLEKQNRQLKTLNQELEAKVRERTQELEQKNQELERLATFDQLTGLVNRTKLDEVLTAELIRSNRYGNALGLIMLDIDHFKKVNDTYGHQVGDKVLQLFAEQLRHGVRDADVPGRWGGEEFLIICPESDQHGVETLAHSLRERVQNHIIESVGKQTASFGVTVFEKKDTITTIIKRADKALYMAKAAGRNRVECVMPGG
- a CDS encoding ATP-binding protein; translated protein: MPKRSFSIRTKLIAIFVLIKVFPLVALAWFSWHVISDLADTLKKQTEQVAQDSNALVGGIANIATSDSIAALDDRSREAIERLTTDTARHVAKFLYDRDVDIRLAAQIIPGKRGYQNFLSSRTRKVVMDDGKWKMNEDGTRWVPADPAPEQHKEVTARIEDNRNQFHYRPPEATGVVESRPLYLEMTYVDLSGMEKFKVSDSPLLPDTLLDVSKKENTFCKAETYFESLKKLKPGQIYVSDVIGAYVKGFLPGGVYSKARAERAGIVFQPENSGYAGLENPLGIRFKGLVRWATPVVVKGKITGFVTLALDHTHIMEFTDHVIPTDARYCITSNAGSGNYAFMWDYKGRNISHPRDYFIVGYDPETGEQAVPWLEESLYDKWLSCNCSMSEFEIQVPWFDAQSLKKKPAGELTQQGYLGLDGRFLNFAPQCTGWHTLTQHGGSGSFLIFWSKLWKLTTAAAIPYYSGHYGDHPRGFGYVTIGANVDEFHKPAVQTAAIIKSTRKNFEANLTRQKEYNLAYLRRSLQNAALKMSVSTGMMIVLVILIALWMAAALTGKITKMIRGINHFQKRDMDFRLEETSNDEIGQLTCSFNEMADSIQDYLTVVEDAKRNTELANVRLKQEITERKAAQVELSLHRDQLEDMVKKRTAQLEAQILERERAEQELMQAEKMAALGQLIAGIAHEINTPMGAIKSSGSNILDFLEKLQKDIPDLIEKLDDRHLPLFFGLLNHSPQKVVLRTSREEREMIRALNDNLSGAGIEGGRQMAFFLVQMNVHDQWEIFKPLLFHPESEFILEAAYSLHSITSNTKNINQAVDRVSKIIYALKSYIRQSNTNERIETDIVDSIETVLIIYHNQIKQNTELIRDYDTVEPILAYPDELSQVWTNLIYNALQAMDYKGILTIRVKSLENHVQICVADTGCGIPDENKQKIFQPFFTTKKRGEGSGLGLDIVAKIIKKHDGQIDLKSEVGKGTTFTILLPRNKD
- a CDS encoding FtsX-like permease family protein — encoded protein: MQIIMAWRNIWRNPKRTGIILVAVVIGAWTMLTFSALSRGMMASTLENALNTLTGHIQIQNALFREDPSVENRISHPTAVEKLLDQRLPKGAVWAFRIQVSGVAANAKNSQGITIMGIDPEKEPNLSFYGDVTPKGKLLASGDDHGIIVGEALLDSFETKIGRKMVLMTQGANQETASKAFKIRGTFKAEMQSTEKQYVFITLKAAQTLLGIKDGVSLACVRLPDSTDIDPQTLNKLLGAVRHSLPRDLCALTWMDLLPLLKGYLGMFDRFMLLWYLVIFIAMAFGLVNTMLMAVLERTREFGLLKALGLKPVRIIINVLLECLILLVTGLMAGNLLGFLTIYFFSGGIDFSFMAQGSEFWGMGRMVVPFFTVKDICYVNAVIMGLGVIVCLYPAIKAARITPVEAMARV
- a CDS encoding response regulator — translated: MADTKNGLFLCVDDEQIVLHSLRDQLYKHYGKQYLIEIAESAEEGLEILDEFSSDGYTPLIIISDWLMPGMKGDEFFIQVHRRFPNVIKVMLSGQVDPTSVQRARDEADLFEMISKPWDSKELIRYIDQGLAQFKRTVSGE
- a CDS encoding nucleoside 2-deoxyribosyltransferase; translated protein: MKKIYLAGPLFSLAEREFNILFAQMIESGMNDVEVILPQKRASRFLSLENGKKLIFEDCLKMVEKADIVLAILDGPDADSGTSVELGYAYAIKTPIIGVRTDFRISEDKGLNLMLSNICSTLIIDISSDMTGLVNSVIKAIGENL
- a CDS encoding ABC transporter ATP-binding protein produces the protein MNMVEVKDVSKTYTQGKVQINALAHVSLNVQKGEFCALAGPSGSGKTTLLNLMGGLDNPNHGEIILDGETLTGLSQSKLAQMRLNKIGFVFQAYNIIPVLSARENVEYVMLMQGVPAKQRKQRARAVLDDVGLSGMHDRRPAELSGGQQQRVAVARALVSNPAIILADEPTANLDSQTGQGLLEMMARMNEQRKATFIFSTHDQMVMGFSRRIIRLKDGVVVDDHTK